The following DNA comes from Castanea sativa cultivar Marrone di Chiusa Pesio chromosome 10, ASM4071231v1.
TCTGATAATTTTATCAGAAAAGATCAACTCAACTAATCCTTACTCTGGAAAGATCAACTCAACTAATACTTTTTCAGAAGAGAACGACTCAACCCTCTTCAGATGATTCTTGGTCTCTGTTTTTGGGATTTGTGTTCATGTATTCTGATTTTTATAGGGATTAGatttttacatctttttttgCTACAGAATGCAGTACTTTAAGTCAATCATCAACccacttatttatttaactcTTAAGTCTTTTAACTTTTGTCAACTGTACTTTTAACgaaatgttaaaaaaagaaatactgaACGCATTAACACaccactaaaaataataaaaaattgacagtAGGCGGAAAAGCACTAAATAACTCGAAGAATCATCCCACGTCATCatgatctctctccctctctataCCTTTGACTCTGTGGGTTTGTTCGGCTATATATTTGGCACAACAAAAATCCTTCTCTGCAACTCAATACCACTCATTTTTTACGAGTTCCGAATTCTAAAACTTTCAGAAACCATAAagtagtttattattattattattattccttgTCAAGCTTCAGTTTGAAGAATGACAATTCTGAGGTCTTCATCGAAGCTAGAACCCAAAGATTCCGAAGAAGCTGACAAGAATTCTGAGCCGTTGATTCCAGGATTACCAGACCACATCGTCGAGCTCTGTCTTCTTCGTGTTCCATACCCAGAACAACCTTTGGTACGTTCAGTTTCTTCCTCATGGAAAAGGCTCATCACCGACCCAACTTTTCTTGTCTCCAAAaacgctctctcactctctttgcCTTACGTATTCGTTTCTGCATTTCACAAATCAACGGCCAGGATTCAGTGGCAAGCTCTTGACCCCAGATCCGGCCGTTGGTTTGTCttgcctccgatgccaaagtgcCCTCCGGGCTTTGTGTGTGTCTCACTGCCACGTCAGGGGAAGCTCTTTGTTTTGGGCGGGGTGGGATCAGATACGGAGTGTTCCACACAGAGCACGATCATGTACCGTTCATCAACCAATCAATGGTCGGTTTTGTCCCCCATGCTGACCCCACGATCGTGCTTCGCAGCTGGGAGTGTTAATGGGAAGATCATAACCGTTGGTGGAGGTGGGACCAGCTCAACCGGCCCAATCACAGCCGTTGAGTCTTACGACCCTGAAGGTGACACGTGGACTCCGGTTGCTAACATGGGCACGTGTTTGAAAAGGTACGATTCTGCTGTGGTCGGCGACAAGATGTATGTTACGGAAGGGTGGACATGGCCGGTTAGATTTTCGCCGAGAGGTGGGGTGTACGACCCTGATTGTGACACGTGGCGAGACACAAGTCAAGCGATGAGGGAGGGGTGGACAGGACTGAGTGTTGTTTTGGGTGACAGGCTGTTTGTGATATCAGAGTATGCGGATTGTCCATTGAAGGTGTACGATCCTGATTGTGACACGTGGCGGTACGTGGGTGGGCAAAAGTTCCCACGTGGGGAAATGAATAAGCCCTTGGCTGTGAATGGTGTGGAGGGGAAAATTTACGTGGTTTCATTCGGATTAAAGGTCGCTATAGGGAAAGTATGTGAAgttggaaatggagatttcaaGGTAGAGTGGGAAATGGTGGATGGTCCTGAGGCTTTTCATGACTTCTCTGCTTTGAATTGCCAGGTGCTTTATGGATGATAAGAATtcaaaaagtacaattttttaccatttttatcgGTGAATTGTGACGGAGAAAAAGGAGTGGGTTTATAATTTTTCCATTAACAATTCACCGCATCAACTAATTGTGCAAAATTGTAGATATTGTTGTGGTACAGGCCTTATTCAAAATATTGGATTCATTGCCGTTCCGATAAGGCCGACAGTGTGGGGTTCCATTGTTTTTGGCCTAGGTTATTGTATATGATTCTAAATTCTTTGTGTTGcactaagaaaaaaaaggattctACTTTCTTTTGAAGCTTTGTTGATGTTGggaaatttttatattgatagTTAATTATATAGCTTATCTTTATATTATTAGTGGTTGTACACTTGTAAAAGAACTCATATGCAAAAGATGAGCGGAGACTCAATAATTgagtttttataatatttaaaagctaACTTAACAAAAAAGTTGAAGTGGACAGAATTTGCATACTAGGACTTATCTTTAAGGTTGGCTATTATATCACACTCACGGTGGGTCAATGTGAGGATCCCACTGTAAAGGGAAAGTCCGacacaaaaattattattcaggtgtaaaagtaattttagtgcttatattttgattttttttgtctttattttttatttttactatttttagttcttaaaccaattaacgcatgatattttggtctttttcatTACCCAACTAACAGCAAAAATTAACGTGACTGAcagtggaataaaaaaataatataatcacacacattaattaattaaattaaaaacaaacattaaaaaataattcattagcTTTTGGGAAGAATATGACTTCatattcttcatgttcttccctaaacatgtttgattgcctataaatttaaaacattgaAGATTTAAAATAACGCATCAATGCCCTTGAGTCCTCTCTCTACCATTTAAAAAAACCTACTttaggtccgtttggatagagcttattgctgaaaactgaaaactgaaaactgaaaacactgtagcaaaataatttttaaatgtgtgaatagtgctgtgagacccatttttaatatttttttctgaataaagtgcttgtgggtcccatgaacagtgcgtgaacagtgcaACTACAGTGCGTAAACAGTGCAATTGGTCTCCCGCACAGTGAaataacgtgcatgaacagtaccggttactgttcatgcgcgttgaaaaaaaaaaaaaagctacaaaacGCAAAACTCAAAACGTGGCCACAAATAAGCTGAATCCAAACTCAGCTTTTGTATAAATTTCTgatccttccttttcttcttccatttCAATTCCAgatcctctctttctcacaatgcatgtttgtgtttgtatctttctttttcttcttcttttgttttagcTATTGATGCCTCACTCCCTCTTAAATCTGAatctctgactctctctctctctctctctctctctctctctctctctaaacccgactctctctccctctttgttGTTTGATCGACGATGGTGGTGTGGGTTTGATTAGCAATGATGGAGTGGGTTTGATCGGGTTTTTCTAGGTTTTCTTGGGGCTAGGTTTTTCCAACTTGATCGGCAATGGTTGTGTGGGTTTGATCGGGTTGTTTTGGGTTTTCGTGGGGCTAGGTATTTCCGGCTTGATCGGCAATGGTGGTGTGGTTTGATcgggtttttctgggttttcgGGTCTGGGTTTGATTGGCAATGGTGGTGTGGGTTTGATAAGGTTTTTCTGGGTTTCCGGGGTTGGGTTTGATCAATAATAGTGATGTGggtttgatcatttttttatgggtttccGTGGGGTTGGGTTTTTCCGGCGATAGTGGTGGTGTTTGCTGCTTTGGGAAATGGGTTTGATCGGAGGGGTGGTGTTGTTAATGGCGAGTTTGGGTCAAGGATGGTGAGTTTGGTTTCGTATTTACAAGTTGTGGGTCTTGGATTTTTGAACCTTGTATGGATGAACGTGAAAGAGTATTTGGTTATAGGTTTATGGGTCTATTTCTTGGATATATGGGTTTGATTTACTAGAGATTTCAATGTTGAATGTGTTAGAATTTTTTGTgttgagattgattatgaatgTTGGCCGGTTGGGTTTGTCTTGATTTGGTGAAGAATATGAAGTTAATgttctgaagaaaaagaagaagaacatgaAGATTATTAACAAtcatgttcttcccaaaaactaatgaatttttaattttttaaatttattttaatatttgtttttaatttaattaattaatgtgtgtaattatattttttttttttatttcaccgTCAGCCACTTCAGCTTTTGCTGTTAGTTGGGTGATAGAAAGGACCTAAATGTTaggcgttaattggtttagggactaaaaatggtaaaaataaaatgtatggaCCAAAATGGAGAAAGtgcaaaatgtaaggactaaaagtgtatttacaCCTATTATTTATGCTCGAGCCTAGTCCTAAGATTTTAAAATGAGTCTCAAGCTTGCACATAACTTcgtcataacatttttacaacaaatcataagttcttattaattcaaatttgaatttacaacttagattattattttttgtctattcataataaccaataacaccctaccacttaagattttgtgaaaatgttatgaaaatattgtagacataatATTTCTCTTACTTAAAACTTTCAGTATGATAAATGCTACTCCATCACTTATTAACGTTTTCTGGAAAATTGGTCATTTTTCagaaaacattttttgaaaaactatctcattttttggtgtttggtaatgaccttaaaaatatttttaggtgtttggtacgCGTAAAGAAGGATGGTGAAAATTGAATAATTCTTTGTCATTTCTTGGCGGGTTATCACTAAACTCTTTCAAATGGTAACAAACACCACAATAAGGGGAGATATATCCTTTTCGAACTCCATAACCAACGTTATCAAGATAATATTTACCTACACGTTTATAGGCAAGATAATATCTATAATAAAATCACTTTCTAGTCCTATAATACCTTCAGGAATTTTAATCCCCTTTCCCTAGATAATGCATCATTTAAGACATGTGAGTCATGTGCACTTCTTTCCCAACCAGCTAATACATAAATGAATTTTAAGTCAAAGGTAGTAGCAGCAATGACATTTTGTACTGTTCCATCCTTTCGGCCGGGAAACCTTCCTTGAATTTGACATGGAACAGATGCATGAACATGAGTTCCATCAATCGTTCCCACACAATCCTAATTACTCCCAATATAAGTTACATTCATTTTACATctttatatgtataaaaaaaataaaaatgaaagccCTTAAAACTTACCTTGAAATAGGGGCTAAACCTGTTGCTATTCCTTATCTCAGAGGGTGTATCTTGGTCATGTAGTCTAATCACATGTTTGTACAATTGTAGAACTACTCTAAGGACATGCTTAGGCCCCATCCGTTTGGAGTGTAAATTAGGAGGATAGAAAACaaagggaggaaaataggatggAAAATGGCATTTTTCACTGTtcatttggagaaaaaaaataggaaggatggaaaatcgggaggaaaattttcctcccggGCCCACAtatattttcctcccaaattgggaggaaaacgTTGGGGAGAAAAGTGGTCTTTTGCACTTTTACTAAAAAGCCCCCATCCCACCTGATGCTTCTcatctctttctcatttttttcccccttcttcAACGTTACTGATCGTTACTGAAcgttctctctttctttcttttcttttttgttttttttcttttcaacgtTACtgaacattctttttttttttctatttttctatttttttttcaacattacctgaacgttttttttttcaacgtgacctaatctaatttttacataataataataataataataatttatatatatgatgtgataaattttatattatgtaatgagtacaaataaatctatttcttacatattatgtaacaagggtataatagtcagtttatataaattacattttccatccttccatttttctctccaacctaacaaaagagtttttcaacctcccacttttccacccctctaACCGgacacacaagagggaaaactaaatattttccatcctcccacttttccactcctttAATCGAACAGGCCCTTAAAGTATCAATGCATTGTCTCAACTGATCTATAAAACCTCCCACCAACAACTCGAAACCTCACATTATGCCCAATAGTGTGTAAAAAATTAACTCTTGTTCTCTAATGGACATGTGAATGGTCTCTTGAAGTAAATTATTCTCACCCAAAATTCTACATAGTGCATAAAAAGCAAAGGGTCTCATCCTTATATTATGGACACAATGCACATCACCTCTATAAAGAATATCACTCATATATGAGTCTCTTTTATAGTCTCGATTGACATAAGGTTCTCTAGGTATAACTCCTAGATCTTAGCCTTTCCAAAGAACAACACTCAAAGCAATGACAGATGTAGTTGCCCCCGTTATGGAGGCAAAAAGTAATGAGTTATCCATCTACATTCCAATGATATGATAATTATAAGTTAAATgtatacttaaaaaatgacaattaaaaataaaattttcatggaACATATATACAAGAACATCAATTATCTAATATATTTTGGAACAAAGGAATGAAGAAAATTCACTGTTATATGATaagtatataagtatataatgttaagagcattcacatcaaggATCTCAACAATATAGCATcccaaaaacatattttatctattttaacaactcactttacaatacatccaacatcaaaggttttatattttttaccacttcattaaaatattattttttaattctcaatcCCATCTCTTCCATtacccacaaacccaaaaacccactGCCATGCCCACACCCACAGCCACTAGCCACCACCGcccacagccaccaccaccaccgccgcccacagccacaaccaccaccaccaacaccccTACAACCTCAACCCCAACCACCCAAATCACAAACAAgaacaaacccaaaaccaaaacacaaacccatctcttcctcttctctcCCCCTCTTCTCTAAACCAAGATCATCAACAAAGTTAAACTTCTTTCTTCCTAACCTAGCAAATCCATAGTCACCACCAGCCAACGTCACCCACCCACTTGCCATCATCGTAAAccccaacccaaaatcaactCAAGACTGGCCACTACCACCACAAACCATACCCACCCACCATCAACCACCATAAACCAAAACCCACTCACCCACCCACCTCACTTGCCACCACCTTAACCCCACCCCAAAATCAACCTACCACactagccaccaccaccacaaaccaTATCCACCCAACATCAACCACCATAAACCAAAACCCACTCACCCATCTGGCACTATTGtgaacccaaacccaaaatcaacccaccaataaccaccaccaccacaaactGTACCCACCCACAACTAGAACCCAAAGCCATCCTATGAACACAAgggtggggagggggggggggagttgccacctagtttttgtAATGGTCTAgagaaccatatatatagcttCCTCTCAAGGAAAGACCTTTGATTTTACTATCAGAGTATGGATTCGGAGTTTAGATACGCTCTTAGGAAGATATTAGGCACCCAAGAttgcccaaccctaaggttggtcTCCCATCATcatgtcttatgtcttaaccctattaaaacTAATTCAACACATGTATTCGAAACTCACACACACTAATCATGCATTTAACATACAACATGTCATTTTTATCCCAAAACACATACTTATCTATCTTAAAGCAAGAGAGAGCCAAACCACACATAAGAAAaaccctaacattcatctaaccATGGCATCAGGCATTAACACATTACAAACCCTAATCATACAATTAAGCATGCTCCAtcatatcatcaaaataaagcCATAACACAATGCATAAACATTTCTAATGCATGACTTATCTTTACTTACCTTGCAGCAACTCAGTACCTATGgcattaatgcatggacatgtgaatgAATGACATAGCATTAAAACTGAGAAGCCCTAATCTAAACATATGataccaaataaacaaacaaacatgtgaaacagAGACTTTGGAAACGCAAGAACACGGAAAAGAAACTAAACAAGACAACAAAACaagcagaaacaaaaaaataaaaaaataaaataaaaaaattagggtttctgggcaacGGCTCATGCACGCAATAACAGGCTTACGTACGCATATTTTAGCCTGCGTGCGCAATCAAGATTATGCATACGAAAGTCCTTGCGCAGAAAACCTAATAACACAGAAACAGAGTAGAACTTTAAAACGGAGtatctaacaacctaacatgcatCTTAAGCatacaaaaacttaaacctaacctagaaaagcatattaaaacatatttaacaaacaaacaaagtaaGCAAGAAGATTAAAAggcagaaaataaaagaaggaaaaaagaaaagtttagaCTAGATACCTCACACAAAAGcttttcaagcttgattttaaCCGTTCTCCTCTGTCAAGTCTATTCACAAACTAATAAGAAAGTGATTAGCAACGTTGAACTAAAAGGATTGGGGCCAGAAAAGgtcccaatcaaataaaatttacttgAGAGTGTTTTGCGAAAAAAATCcattttgattcactatttcttaGTGAATCTTTGGTTTTTCTCGTGagatttctgtgtgttttgaaattGTATTATGTAAGGCTTTATAGAGTGGAAAAAATAGGGTTTGGAGCGGCTTCTAGACGATGTgtgattcattccaaaccttagtcattattgcagaaaacttgtctttcttAAACTTCTGAAACTCTAGCTATGTACGCATGCTTTAGCCCACGTACACAGGCCGCTGCCACGTACATGGACTGAAGgccactttggtcattttattttcaataatagaTTTTTGCTCACTTAAAAGGTTAGATATTCCCTTTGAACACTCCTTAAGTCAATCTGATATCTGATTAAGCTCTAAACTGGCCTTAGGCCATAGAGTTTAAGCATCATTGGGGAATAGGGGTCCGAGTCATAAGGGATACAAAATGCGATATTTATGCACCCCATTCAACCCATGAACCcaaccaccaaaataaaaaacccatcGAAATCAATCAAAACCTACTGAAATTAAAACTCACCGATATCAAATCACAAAACCCACTGCAGCCCAGCCACCACAACCCAGCCCAACCACACCGAAATCAACCCACGATCCATGAACCACCGCAGCCCAGCCACACCCAAAATCGTAGAGACCCACGAACTCAAGAGGTAGTTAGGTAGAAAGCAAGGGAAACAGAAAGGCAAAGAGAAAGTGAAGGAAAGGGGCGACTGAGAGCacgggagaaagagagaaaaaatagagaaagaaaataataaagaaaaaaaattaataaaaaaaatagtaacaacttgctacagtaGGGTGTTAGGAATAGAACCTTACTATAGCAAGTTGCTAAAATTTGTAAGGTTTGGCACCCTTGATAAAGATggatttttggtgtttttgttgctatatttaAGATTTAGCAATATAAATCACTGCAATGCTATCTGTAAATCATTCACACACTAGAGAATCCTTATAATGATGATAATTAACACCTACCAAGTAGTGTGACAGTAAAATTCCTGCTGCACACGTCAACTGATTATAAGGATTCTCAGGAAACTCTACTGATTATAATGAAGTGGTCTGTTTTACTGTCACACTACTCTAGAAATGCTAAAATTCCTACTGCACTTGTCAACtgattaaagaaaaaaggggaTTTCACACATCCTAAAAATCATGTGGGGTTGTTATATTAAAAGACCCTTTTGGTTTTGGCTTCACGCATAAAAATCTATGCAATTATGTAAATTAATGGAATATAACCTATGCAATTATGTAAATGAATAAACACGCATAAAATCTGTAGCACAAGCTCATACAAAACCAACATACTGTACaaacagaaaacaaataaacacgAGAGTCGAACACCATATTTGTGAgggagaaaacaaagaaaaaaagtgataaagatTGAATGAAAAGGGTAAACTCCATTTGGTGAGTTTGAATAAGATTGTCAAGCCCAAAACATTCACATCTGAAATTTTCGaactattctattttaccatctcaaaaactatttttttcaattataccatgttattttataatatatccAATATCTCATCTCTCATTCATCTTatctatttattaaaatattagtttcaccaactctttctctctcttcctcttcataaaaaaaaattaaaaatacccACCCACCATCActagagaaaaaaaactaacaagTTACTATAGTGCCATCATAAAAATAGGATGGCACTGTATCataattgcaaaattttttgcaattgcAAGACTACAAAACTGGATAATGGGAAGTTTTGAAGCACAAATGCTAAATATTACCAACATATGGCATATACAAAACCCAATGTGAATGCTTTAAGTGGCTTTTGGGCCTTCACGCTGCAAgagctaaaaagtaaaaacatagTCTTGCTAACTAAATTGAACTTGAGATGGTCTCAAGAAAAAGCTACCTATGGGCCATAGTCATCGTTGTTAAGTATTGTATACCCAAAGCTAGAATGAACTCAGCCAACCCAAATGGGTTCCCCTGCTCTTgtaattggatttggattttggacCGTGTTTGTTAGAAAACCAAGAGGTGCTAATAAAGAGAAATAAGGTTCTTggcttaatttttatttttattttttactgcgggggactttatatatatatatatatatatatatatatatatatatatatatacacatacataacCAATTCCAATTAGAACACGTCTACTTTTGAGAATTTCAGTCCATAGCAAACTTTACAATTAAAAGCCTTCTAATTTTACAAATCATCtaatttttggttaatttttatgcatattttcttttctttttttatttattagtttatgcttatttttagccaatggtacccaattttttttcttcctctcctcTTTTTAGTCTCTCAAATCTGATTGTCTCTCTTCAAGCCAAAAGCCTCCACCTTTgtcactctctttctctaagCATTTATACAACATCATCCCGTATAAAAccacaaaaatttatatacttatCATTTGTCTGGAGGTTAAATCATAGCCCCAATAGAGTATAGATCAAAAAATCGCAAATTTCTAAATTCAACTAAcaattttttgactttttatgGATGTttatgtccttttttttttatcaattatgTCCTTCTATTATATCTACGAGTAAGTCTACGACTCTAAACCTATGAACTTAAAAAGTAATGTAAAATACCAGTCTCACACCCAAACAGTGGTCTAAAGTCATCGATAGattcacacttttttttaataatattttatattattatttttaatattgttttgtCAAATATTAAACTATTTAGCATTCATTATTCAACTATTTGGgatatatataaccgaagtatttgactttttgttaaccTCTCCAGAGCatgccacatcattattattttgtaaaattttaacaaaattgtattatataattttttttttttttagtcttatcttcttcttctataatcTCTAAGTTGATAAtgatattaatttgattacaattcaaattcttctacaacaatttatttgttcatatcctatcaaattattattatttttttggataaataataaCACAAAAGCAGCCACCGCCCACCATTATggtcttttatttttgatttaaaatatgCATCTTACTTGGTTGATACCTATACAATACTATGAGAAActattttcaattataaaataatttttctatttacttttaattaatagttttttcatATAGgactctctattttttttaatatatgtgattttaaatttaactatcTTGTGCATCACACAGTTTAGCGACTAGTAATTTTGAAAGACTAAGCACTATGAAGATTTAatgttaataaataatatataactatattgaattacaattttaaccttatttttttattttttttaagaataagaatgATCTAATCaaattaggggtatttttgacattttttgaagCAGTAACTAATtttctgaatcctcttaatatatagagaaaagatataagtaaattaaaatattaaagtttGTTGAGGATAGGAACCCTAGTCTCAGCATA
Coding sequences within:
- the LOC142611858 gene encoding F-box protein AFR, translated to MTILRSSSKLEPKDSEEADKNSEPLIPGLPDHIVELCLLRVPYPEQPLVRSVSSSWKRLITDPTFLVSKNALSLSLPYVFVSAFHKSTARIQWQALDPRSGRWFVLPPMPKCPPGFVCVSLPRQGKLFVLGGVGSDTECSTQSTIMYRSSTNQWSVLSPMLTPRSCFAAGSVNGKIITVGGGGTSSTGPITAVESYDPEGDTWTPVANMGTCLKRYDSAVVGDKMYVTEGWTWPVRFSPRGGVYDPDCDTWRDTSQAMREGWTGLSVVLGDRLFVISEYADCPLKVYDPDCDTWRYVGGQKFPRGEMNKPLAVNGVEGKIYVVSFGLKVAIGKVCEVGNGDFKVEWEMVDGPEAFHDFSALNCQVLYG